Proteins encoded together in one Coffea arabica cultivar ET-39 chromosome 2c, Coffea Arabica ET-39 HiFi, whole genome shotgun sequence window:
- the LOC113725258 gene encoding uncharacterized aarF domain-containing protein kinase At5g05200, chloroplastic-like, giving the protein MAGVSLMRGMVNDGCLSIFHHQSRQLAPVTVSSRSRSTAARKLQFLSKRSSFYARYSQSRDIFTSRVQDRIEKLPKLVEDIVQTSLSTGPRGALRLAQGIQAVLGVGSEWLADLSKTANSSTTLPTEMQLGLLSPLYLRRLFERMGATYIKLGQFIASSPTLFPPQYVQEFQYCFDRVPAVPFADIQAILREELGQPIDAIFEYVDPTPLASASIAQVHGARIRGTQEDVVIKVLKPGIEDTLVADLNFVYIVARILEFLSPELNRASLVAIVKDIRESMLDEVDFKKEAANIESFRRYLEAMGLTRQATAPKVYPQYSTRRVLTMERLYGVPLTDLDSISALVPSPEASLITALNVWFGSLLACETFHADVHAGNLWLLRDGRIGFLDFGIVGRISPKTWAAMEIFLQSLATEDYNSMASALIDMDATNKGVDSMAFARDLEKIFSSIQDLDTEIVVATARGPNTSTTAVAANVIVDERQMNALFLDLVRVSESYGLRFPREFALLMKQLLYFDRYTRLLAPNLDMLRDQRITIVPNQRSRRIY; this is encoded by the exons atggcGGGTGTTTCATTGATGAGAGGGATGGTTAATGATGGCTGCTTGTCTATCTTTCATCACCAGTCGCGGCAG TTAGCGCCAGTAACCGTGTCAAGCAGAAGCAGATCAACAGCAGCGAGAAAGCTTCAATTTCTTTCTAAAAGATCCTCCTTTTATGCTCGATACTCTCAGTCCCGAGATATTTTCACTTCTCGTGTTCAAG ATCGCATTGAAAAGTTGCCCAAACTGGTAGAGGATATTGTCCAGACATCCTTAAGCACTGGTCCACGTGGAGCCCTAAGGCTAGCTCAAGGCATTCAAGCAGTTCTTGGAGTAGGAAGCGAGTGGCTGGCAGATTTGTCAAAG ACAGCAAACTCATCCACCACATTACCAACTGAGATGCAGCTTGGATTGTTGTCTCCCCTGTATTTGAGAAGATTATTTGAACGAATGGGTGCAACCTACATCAAACTTGGTCAA TTCATTGCTTCTTCACCAACATTATTCCCACCGCAATACGTACAGGAATTCCAGTACTGTTTTGACAGAGTACCTGCAGTTCCTTTTGCAGATATTCAAGCAATCTTGCGTGAGGAATTAGGCCAACCAATCGATGCGATCTTTGAGTATGTTGATCCTACCCCACTTGCCTCTGCTTCTATAGCACAG GTCCATGGTGCAAGGATAAGAGGCACACAGGAAGATGTAGTGATAAAGGTGTTGAAACCTGGAATTGAAGACACATTAGTGGCAGACCtaaattttgtttatattgTAGCGCGCATCTTGGAGTTTTTGAGTCCTGAACTGAACCGTGCATCTCTG GTTGCTATTGTCAAAGATATAAGGGAATCAATGCTTGATGAGGTTGACTTTAAGAAAGAGGCTGCAAATATTGAGTCTTTTAGACGATATTTAGAGGCTATGGGTCTTACAAGACAGGCTACTGCTCCAAAAGTATACCCGCAATACAGTACCAGACGAGTTCTAACAATGGAGAGGCTTTATGGAGTCCCTCTTACAGATTTGGATTCCATCAGTGCCCTTGTTCCAAGTCCAGAAGCCAGTCTTATTACTGCCTTAAATGTGTG GTTTGGGAGTCTGCTTGCCTGTGAAACCTTTCATGCTGATGTCCATGCAGGCAACTTGTGGTTGCTGCGTGATGGTCGTATTGGGTTTCTTGACTTTG GAATTGTTGGGCGCATATCTCCAAAGACATGGGCTGCTATGGAAATATTCTTGCAATCATTGGCAACTGAAGATTACAACTCAATGGCATCGGCCTTGATTGACATGGATGCTACAAACAAGGGTGTTGATTCAATGGCCTTTGCAAGAGATCTTGAAAAGATATTTTCTTCAATACAG GATTTGGATACAGAAATTGTTGTTGCAACTGCCAGGGGTCCAAATACAAGCACAACAGCTGTCGCTGCAAATGTAATTGTAGATGAGAGGCAAATGAATGctctatttcttgatttg GTTCGAGTTAGTGAATCATATGGATTGAGATTTCCTCGGGAGTTTGCACTCCTAATGAAGCAGCTTCTTTACTTCGACCGGTATACTAGGTTGTTGGCTCCCAATTTGGACATGCTTCGGGATCAGAGGATCACCATTGTCCCAAATCAAAGAAGCAGGCGTATCTACTAG
- the LOC113725259 gene encoding uncharacterized protein: MGGGRKNLKRAVEEETLTLQQGQSIMQVVDLRGSNLIEVMDAKGERSLAIFPAKFQKSMWIKRGNFVVVDETGREEAAEFGRKVGCVVIQVLFYERVRVLQKSPEWPEVFKAATLGNSKQDLQSHTSNMEENDNSSDDDGLPPLEANTNRLRPFQSHSDTESASDPDSEA; encoded by the exons ATGGGAGGTGGACGGAAAAATTTGAAGAGGGCTGTTGAGGAAGAGACCTTAACGCTTCAACAAGGGCAAAGCATCATGCAAGTTGTGGACCTGCGGGGCTCCAATCTTATTGAG GTAATGGATGCAAAAGGGGAAAGATCGTTAGCTATATTTCCAGCAAAATTTCAAAAGAGCATGTGGATAAAACGAG GGAACTTTGTGGTGGTTGACGAGACTGGAAGGGAGGAAGCAGCTGAATTTGGTCGGAAAGTAGGTTGCGTTGTTATACAAGTGCTCTTTTATGAACGAGTACGAGTGCTCCAAAAATCTCCTGAATG GCCAGAAGTATTtaaagcagcaactttaggAAATTCGAAGCAGGATTTGCAGTCGCACACTTCAAATATGGAGGAGAATGACAATTCAAGTGATGATGATGGACTTCCACCTTTAGAAGCCAATACAAACAGATTGAGACCTTTCCAATCACATTCAGATACAGAGTCAGCTTCAGATCCTGATTCCGAGGCCTGA